In Sparus aurata chromosome 2, fSpaAur1.1, whole genome shotgun sequence, a single genomic region encodes these proteins:
- the lpar6a gene encoding lysophosphatidic acid receptor 6a, with protein MYNATPFSSLTQGAGNNSGCPKNDGFKYPLYSTIFSIVFVVGLITNVVAIYIFTCSLKLRNETTTYMMNLVVSDLLFVFTLPLRVFYFINQNWPFGSTLCKFSVSLFYTNMYGSILFLTCISVDRFLAIVHPFRSRALRTKRNARIVCICVWVLVLSGSLPTGFLLDTTSREKNNATYCFENFSSKQWKSHLSKVVIFIETVGFIIPLLLNLCCSIMVLQTLRRPQTISRGGKLNKTKILRMIIVHLFIFCFCFIPYNVNLVFYALVRTKTLQGCSVESVVRTIYPIALCIAVSNCCFDPIIYYFTSETIQNSIKRKSQIDRSFDVKFSEALQSETSSNLQCSLRNLKAKVFHNESSV; from the coding sequence ATGTATAACGCTACCCCATTCAGTTCACTCACTCAAGGGGCTGGAAACAACTCTGGCTGCCCCAAGAACGATGGCTTCAAATACCCGCTGTACAGTACTATCTTCAGCATTGTGTTTGTGGTGGGACTGATCACCAATGTCGTGGCCATTTACATATTCACCTGCTCTCTCAAGCTGAGGAATGAGACCACGACCTACATGATGAACTTGGTGGTGTCTGACCTGCTGTTCGTCTTCACGCTGCCTCTGAGGGTCTTCTACTTCATCAACCAGAACTGGCCTTTTGGAAGCACGCTGTGCAAGTTCTCTGTCTCGCTGTTCTACACCAACATGTACGGCAGCATACTCTTCCTCACCTGTATCAGCGTGGATCGCTTCTTAGCCATCGTACACCCTTTTCGCTCGAGGGCGCTGAGGACCAAGCGCAACGCTCGGAtagtgtgcatttgtgtgtgggtgCTGGTGCTGTCAGGGAGCCTCCCCACGGGGTTCCTGTTGGACACGACCTCCCGCGAGAAGAACAACGCCACTTACTGCTTCGAGAACTTCTCCTCCAAGCAGTGGAAATCTCACCTGTCCAAGGTGGTGATCTTCATAGAGACAGTGGGCTTCATCATCCCTCTTCTGCTCAACTTGTGTTGCTCCATCATGGTGTTGCAGACCCTGCGTCGCCCCCAAACCATCAGTCGCGGGGGGAAgctgaacaaaacaaagatcCTCCGCATGATAATCGTGCATCtcttcattttttgtttctgcttcATCCCCTACAACGTAAACTTGGTTTTCTACGCTCTGGTCCGCACAAAAACTTTACAGGGCTGCTCCGTGGAATCGGTGGTCCGAACCATCTACCCAATAGCCCTCTGCATCGCTGTGTCCAACTGCTGCTTCGATCCCATCATTTACTACTTCACCTCAGAGACCATCCAGAACTCCATCAAGAGGAAATCTCAGATCGACCGTTCGTTTGACGTCAAGTTCTCCGAGGCCCTGCAGTCAGAAACCAGCTCCAACCTGCAGTGCAGCCTGAGGAACCTCAAAGCTAAAGTCTTTCACAATGAGTCGTCAGTGTAA